GCACGGTGACTCTGGCAGCACCATTTGAGGAAATGTCGACGAGCCCATGCTGGCCGCGACCACGGTGGCGCTGACAAGCCCGTGCTGGCCAAGGTTTAACCCTAGGTAGAGCAGGGCCTCCCTCGTTGCCGCGGCGACCCGGGCATTAGTTTCCTCCTGCTGTGAGGCGGCAGAGAGGGCAGCGATGGCCGCTGCTTCGTCCATTGCGTCTTgcgcgtgcctccggcccttcctcttggctAACTGCACGGCCCGCCCCACAGGCgtgagctgcttcttcttgggcggCGCTGCGGTCTTGCGGGGCGCGCAGGGCTTGCCTTTGGCGGAGGCGACGAAGGTGaggccggacgaggcgagggaggcgaggccggcggcggcatcgACAGTCGGCGCGTCGTCCATGGCGAGCGGCTGGGAGCGCGAGTGGGCGGAAGTGTTTTGGGAAAGTGGAGGGAAATGGTGGTCGTTGTGCCACCAACTAGCGGGCCAGGAGAAGGAGTAGGCGCGCGCCCGCTTCGTATCTGCGTCGAAGCAAATGTGGCTCAAATTTGAGCTAGGAATGGGTCGCCAGACGGACGAAAAgcagacgcgcgtccgtttgggtcggagCGTTGGGCCGATTTTTCTATCCACGACGACCCAAACATTCACGCGTGGACAACATGAGTCAGCGCGTTGGATTTGCTCTGTCTTACCGTTGCCATGAGTGGTTCCGCAGATCATGGTGCACCACCCGCCACCGTGCGAGCGACCCCAAATATGGCTCCTCAGATCTCGTGGAGCTCCACCGCCACCTTCCTTCAAAATTTCCACCCAAGTTATAGGCAATgaaaggtttttttttgaacatcagtacacacacaagcgctcatatacacgcgcatacattcATCACTATGAACGCACaaatgcacaccctacccctatgagcacctccgaaaaaccgagccggcatatcatcttgagatttacgaagtcaccgtaggcgcctcgtcgtcgacggtaacgtctcctctcactgaaagtgcatcgccgaaaattctgaaataaattcaagaataatgcgagcaccaggacttgaatgACCTGAGGATACCACTGTTCCTCTTACCATCCACTCTTACCATCCAACCACATCCACATGTTGCTTCGCATAGGCAACGAAAGATAAATATCCCAACCTCGACGAATAGTCGTGCCATGGCGTCGTCAACGTCGATCACCACACAAATTTATGACCTGTCAGACATCAACAGCTCCATCCGCTTGACCCTGCAATGCAAAGGAGGACGGTGACATCGGAAAATTCAGGCAAGCCTCCCGTCGATCTGACACCAGGAATTCTTCGAAGCAAATTATTGGTGCCGTGCCTTTTCTCTGAACCAGCCCTAAGCAAGAAGAGGATGGATACCTTACAATAATCTATCAGAGGAGTGGCTCACCAGAGATTCACCTTTTCtctctcaaaaaataaaaaaactagagACTCACTTTGTTTTAGAAAGACCATGCTGCTAAACTAGGCCTTAGCCATGCATTACACTCGTCAAGCTCCTTGATGACTTTCCTTGAAAACCTTCACCAAAACGCTCAACGATCGATAAATATCCTAGTTCTCGTCGGCAAATGAGGTGCCCCGTGCAGTCAGTATCACGAGCAAGTACACCCTCCGATCTGTCAAATCGTCAAGAGGCCCATCCTTTTGACCCTAACCGTACAGAGAAGACTGAGCACACATAACCTTCACATCGATCTGACACCACCCTCGAACACGAATCGAGCAAATTATTGGTGCCATTTCTTCAACTAGCCCGACCAACCAGGGAGGACGCCTGACAATAATCACAGGAGTGGAGGCTCACTTAGCCATGCATTATTGCAGACATATTTTACACTGCATGCATTAGCACATGCTGCCCGCGGGCCTTGTACAGAGCAGCTAGAGCTCAACATCCCCTCTGATCTAGTGCATCTACTGGTAggatttacacacacacacacacttcacaTCGGTCTCATTCGCCTCAGGTCGTTGCACGTCGCCGGTTGCCTACTACCAAAGTTTTCCTTGAGCTACCACTCGGATCCATCTAGCACATCCTTTGCTACGAAAACTCGCACCATCTCACGTGGAGTGGATGTTTACAGCGGAAGTAGTACTAGTACGTACATAACTGATACAGTAACATATACTGGGACAGGGTTCCATCTTCCGGTCAAGTTTGCAGCTACTCTCCTTGTGCTCGTGCGCTTCTCCGTCTTGGTGGATCTTCTTCTTTTTTCACGGTTAGCGGTCGAGCGAACTGATCACCACCCTGCAAGAGACAAGGTTCAGAGGCATCAGATTTATGGCTACTGTACTAGATAGAGTCATGGTGGttggatctagcatttgggttcgTGATGTGGTGCGCTCGAAAACAAGAGGGGATATTCGGTTTGAACTTTGAAGCCAACGCACCAGTCGAAGACGGTGGGGCTCCTGGGGGTGCCGGGGCTGGCCTCCATGCCGTCGGCGGCCATCCTGCCTTTGCGGCGCAGCTTACTCCAACCACTCTCTCCCCTGGGTGTCGTTGCTGCAGTCACAAGCAAGCATGTCAGCCACATCACGCCGGCCTCGTCGTACGAGATAAAAAATAGGAGGCAAAGGTGTGATAAGATACCTGTGCTGAAGGGGGAGTCGGGGACGCTGGCCGGGGACGAGGGCGCGGAGCCGGAGCCGGACTCGCCGCGCGGCGACGTCACGGACAGAGCCGGCGGGCGGAGGATGGTGATGCTCCGCGTCACCGCCGGCGCCGCCACGTCGGCCGACGGCACGGCAGCGGTCGTGCCGGCCGCCGAGGAGGACGGGGAGAAGGAGGCGTACTTGCGGAGCCTGCCGAGGCCGTGGTCCGGCCGCGGCCCGGCCACCGTGTCGTCCCACAGCTGGTCAAGAAGCCCCATGGAGCGCACGACGATCCGATCAAACCTGCGCGTTGCACGTACGTGGTAGATCAGGAGCCACGTTCATACAATCATGAtcatctcctcttcttcctccggtTAATCTGTTCTTGCCTCGCGTGTTCTTGGCCGAGAGGGAGGGGCAAGGGGATGGAACTGATTATTACCTTTGGTGTCGAAGGGTGTGTGTGGCGCAGGCGCAGGCGCAGGCGCAGTGGATCCTCCTTCGTTCCTTCCTTCTTTGTTGGAGGGAGGGAGCGGGTGGAGTTTTATAGATGAGGCCGAGGGGTGGTGGGGAGGGGACGTAGGCGAGATATTTGGGGGGCGTACGCAACTCTGGGATCGCCCATCTTTCTGTTTCCGGGCTCCGCCTTGCGCGGTCGGCTCGGCTCCTGCGGTCCAGCGTAGCCGACGCAGTTTTTAGCCGTCCGGGATTAGGAAATGGATAGAGTGGGAGTGGATAAAATGGGAGGTGTGGTGTTATTTTCGGGGTCTTCGTCGGTAATTGCGGGTGATGAGTCAAACAAACCGGATAGGGTTGTTATATCGGATAAAAGTAGTTTGGGATGCGGATTCCCGCTAGTGTCGGAGTACTGAATCGGCTCAACCTGCAAAAtggatttttttttctttgaggATCTGCAAAATGGATCTTGAGGTGTCAAGGACATGATAATGATGTCATCTATATCtacaccaatataaaaagacccaaaagaGCAGATTCAATTAATCTCGTCCATTAAATCATGTCGATCCAATGACCTAGaccgcttcaatgtcgagcgctcaacacgtttagcgtgcattTAATTTCATGCtaaatatagtgctaatcacataataacacgcaaataatatcctacttaatatccgcatgcactagtaaaactattcatcacccaggatgcagaataagttattcttcacccgagataATCTTACGGTCGCTTCATAAACAAATTACGTTcggaatacaaatagttacattcatattgattcactatgtaaaatttggtataagaaaacaaaaaaaaaagttaTAAGATCAGAAAtatcacattttatgtatgttttacactatgtttttacgttcgtaattttacgtaacataaaatattttttacggcgagtatatattttcttacgttcttttTTTAGTATGAAATAAGAAGAAATTTACGAAACCTAAAAATACGGTGCagtgatgtcaaaatagagaggggtgaagaataactattcctcacccagggtgacgaatagcgtgacccatgcacttaatatactttcaAATTAACATGCATTACACGTACACGTTGACTAGTCTAGTAAATGTGACATACTCAGAAAACCTAAAAAAAATGTCTTCTTTTAAGGACTCAATAGTTGGCAACATTTTTGCTTGCGGTTTCTTTAGAACCCGTTGCATTTTCTTCCGAGAAGCATGGCAGCATATGAGAAGATGGAAATTTTGAGGCAAAAACGAGCAGAAATTGTCATCATTTGATACCGTGTTGCAACTAAAACGGGGCgtttgtgtatatatatatatatatatatatatatatatatatatatatatatatatatatatatatatcttgttaCTACAGATAAGGCTAAGATATAATTCATGATACATTTGCTTATTACCAGCTCTAAATTACGTGGCAAAGCTAAGATAAGTGGATTTTTTTTGGTCCTTGCCATTACCGAACTTGATATTCGGATCACCCCCTCCCCCTCAAACTTTCCTATTTTAGTCTGTACCACTAGCTTTGCAAAGAAATAATGTGTATGTCCTTACGCGTCGTCTTCGCCAATTGCCTCCAGGTTGATTTTACTTTGCTCTATTTCCTTCCATATGGGACCACTACGCAGcgtcaaccgcaatgttgaggagtgtTAGAGGAAGAAGAGATTCAACACACTTGCATTAGCTCAGAGGCTGGGTTTGTATACAGTTACATGACCGCAGCCACGGCTAGATCGTGTGCCACTACTCTTGCCACTACGCCCACTACAGGCACTACCACGGTCTGGGCGTGAACACAACTGCACGCGCACACGCGCtggcaacacacgcacacacacacattgaCTATGTCTGCTGACACCCCCCGCAGTCGTGACATCGTCGGAGGAGACGCAAAGACTGGAGcggaattctctgaagatgtctGCTGGCAGCCCCTTGATCATCACGTCGGCGAACAGCTGTCGCGTGGGGACATGCAGGATGCGGAACTCGCCCAACGCGATGCGCTCGCGGACGAAGTGGATGTCGAGCTCGACGTGcttcgtgcgctggtgatgaacgGGGTTGCTGGAGAGGTAGACAGCTGAGATGTTGTCGCAGAAAACCAGTGTGGCGGAGCGCACCGGGCAGAGCAGCTCACCGAGGAGCTGCCGGAGCCAGACGCACTCGGCGACTGCATTCGCCACGGCGCGGTACTCAGCTTCCGCGCTGGAGCGGGACAGAGTAGCTTGGCGCTTGGATGACCAACTGACGAGGGCGTCGCCGAGGTAGACGCAGAATCCAGAAGTGGAGCGGCGCGTATCTGGGCAACCGGCCTAGTCCGCGTCAGTGTAGGCGCGTAGATCGAGGTTCGTCGAGGCATGGAGATGGAGGCCGAGACCGGTGGAGCCCCGAACGTAGCGAAACACACGTTTGAGCAGAGCCAGGTGCCCAACCCGTGGGTCGTGCATGTGTAGACACACTTGTTGCACAACATAGGCCAGCTCGGGCCGCGTGATCGTGAGATACTGCAGAGCGCCCGCCAGGCTGCGGTATGCAGTAGGGTCATCGACAGGCGGCCCGTCGGCGGCGGGCAGCTTGGCCTTGGTGTCGACCGGAGTAGCGACGAGCTTGCAGGTGTCCATGCCGCCGCGCTCGAGGATGTCGTCCGCGTACTGCTGCTGGGAGAGGAAGAACCCCGACGGCGAGCGAGTGACACGGATGCCAAGAAAGTAGTGCAGttcgccgaggtctttcatggCGAACTCGCCAGTGAGCTTGGAGACGATGCGGTGGAGAAGCGCAACACTTGATgcggtgaggatgatgtcgtccacatacaacAGCAAGAAGGCAGCGTCCGCGCTGCTCTTGTAGAGGAACAGTGAGCTGTCAGAGCGCGTGGCGCGGAAGCCGATCGTACTGACGAAGCCGGGGAAGCGCAGGAACCAGGCTCGTGGCACCTGTTTCAGACCGTACAGAGACTTGGCGAGCTTGCAGACATGGTCAGGTTTGGCAGCATCAACAAAGCCGGCAGGCTGCAAGCAGTAGACCTCTTCGCGCAGATCGCCATGAAGAAAGGCGTTCCTCACGTCGAGTTGATGGACAGGCTAGCGCCGGGAAGCAGCGATCGTCAGAACGGTGCGGATGGTCGCCGGCTTGACAACAGGCGAAAAAGTCTCACCGTAGTCGACGCCCATGCGCTGACGGAAACCGCAGACGACCCACCTGGCCTTGTACCGCTCGAGCGAGCCATCGGCGCGAGTTTTGTGGCGGTAAACCCATTTGCCCGTGATGAGATTAGCACGAGGCGGACGGGGAAGCAGCTCCCAGGTGCGGTTGCTGACAAGGGCAGTGAACTCGTCGCGCATGGCGGCGAGCCAGTTTGGATCGCGGAGCGCGGCGCGAACCGAGGTGGGAAGTGGAGAGGCGCCGGCAGGCGGCGCGGTGTCGACAACACATGCGTAGTCGCGTGCATAGCGCAGGTTAGGTCGGAAGAGACCGGCGCGCGCGCGTGACAACACCTGGAGGTGGAGGTGGAACGAGCGGCAGCGTGGGACCTGCAGATGAGGAGCTAGCTGAGCTCGACGAGGAAGAGCGCGCAGAAGATCCCGCTGGATTGGAATCAGGTGTGCGCGCGGCGCTAGACGAGGCACACTGGCCGTCCGATGATGATCGGGCGACAGAGTTTAAACCAGGGAAGCGCGCGCacggggaggagtcagccgaacCGCTGGATAGCGATCGAGCGGCTCCAGTTGAACTGAGGGGAGGCGCGGGCGGGGATCGCGCGCTGGCGTGCGCGGATGATCGCGGAGGCGGACAGAGCCCATCGGCGAGGGGTGGTGAGATGGGAGGTGGGCAGGGCGACGCGGCGGAGATGGGTGAAGTGATGGCAAACGGAAAAGTGTCCTCATCAAACAGCACATGCCGCGAGGTGAGAACACGACCCGAGGTGCGATCAAAACACCGATAGCCGCGGTGATCAGACGAGTAGCCAAGGAAGACGTAGGCGATCGAGCGATGATCAAGCTTGTGACGGGAGGTGCGGAGGTGTTTGGGTAGCACAAGCACCCAAAACGCGGAGAGGAGCATAATCAGGTGCAACTCCGAGAAGGAGCTCGTGCGGCGTCGTGGGCGAACTGGCGCGGTAGGGCCGACGATTCAAGAGAAAAGTGGACGTGCTAAGGGCCTCGACCCAGAAACGTGGCGGCATGGATGAGTGGAACAGGAGAGCGCGGACACGATCATTGAGTGTGCGCAAGATCCACTCAGCTTTGCCGTTCTGTTGACTCGTATAAGAGCAGGAGAGGCGTAGGACAGTGCCGTGAGCAGCGAGGAGAGAGCGAGTAGCAGCATTGTCGAACTCGCGGCCATTGTCAGTTTGTAAGGCGAGGAGAGGGCGCTCGAATTGAGTCTGCACATACGCATAAAACTGAACAATGACAGACAAGGTTTCAGATTTGTGGCGTAAAGGGAAAGTCCATACATAGTGCGTGTAATCATCAAGAATTACAAGGTAGAATTGATAACCAGAGACACTCGCGACAGGAGAAGTCTAGACATCTAAATGCAACAATTGAAAGGGAAAGAAACTATCACTATGTGCTTGCTGGAAGGGAAGGCGCGTGTGTTTGCCCAGACGACACGCGCGGCATGAGTGTGGCGAGGACAGGGTGCAGACGAACTCGAAGCCGGCGATCGGAGCGCGCCCGGGGTGGCCCAACCATTGATGCCAGAGGTCAGTGGTGACCGCACCGGCGAACGGGAGAGCGGGGCGAGACGGGGATGCACCGGTCACTCGATAAAGATCGCCCTCGGAATCACTGCGGAGAATCACCATCCGGGTGCGgaggtccttcacagaaaaaccaaaCTCATCAAATTCTACTGAAACTGAATTTTCACGATAGAGTTGTCGGACATAGAGCAGGTTTTTGATGAGGGAGGGGGTGAGAAGAACGCTGCGGAGGATGAGGGGAGTGGTGGTCGTGGGTAGGGAACCAGTGCCGACGTGGGTGATGGGAAGATGAGTGCGTCGCCAACAATGACGGCGGTGTGAGAGGAGGAGGGATGAAGAGAGGAGAGTGTACCCGGGTTGGACGCCATATGAGCTGCAGCGCCTGAATCAAGGTACCAGTCGGAGGTACTGCCTGACGAAGATGGCCCGGATGTAGCGCCGTGCAAGGCCGCTTGAAGCGACGCCATGTCCCACGCAGGTTGCGgctgcgggggaggaggcggagcaggtgcGTAGACGTAGGGCGGCGGAGCACCGGCGCCCTCCCGTAACAGTAGGCGGGGTGGGCAGGTGGTGCGGTCGGCACGGCCATCATGGATTGTTGATGCGGAGTACCAGGACGGGGCCCGAGAACTCCGGCGCCAGGGGCACGCCAGGCAACCGGCCAGGCCTGGACGAGGCCGGTCCATGAGTTCGCGCCCGGCGCAGGAGCAGGGTAGCccggtggaggacggggcggctgtgGCCCAGCGGAGCTAGAGGCCCCCCCGTGCCCACGGCCACGTTTGCGCCCATGACCACGCCCACGGCCAGTGGCGGAGGAGCCGGGGTCGGCGATCAGAGCGGGCGGTGCAGGCGCGGCCGGACGAGCGGCGACGAGAGCGTGGACGTTTTGGTGGCGGGCAGCCTGATCAGCGCGAAGCTCCTCCAGGAGCAGGAAGGAGCGCGTCTCCAGAAAGGAGGGGAGAGGATTGCGTGACGTGATGTGGGGAATGGCCGCGTGGTACTGGCGGTTCAGGCCGTGCAGCAGATGAAAGACATGCCGCGGCTCGGACACCGGTTGGCCCAGATCACGAAGCTGGTCGGTGAAGACCTTGAGCTTGGTGCAGTACTGCATGACGGTCAGATCCCCTTGCACGAGGGCGTGGTACTCCGCGTCGATGTAGACGGCGCGCGAGAGTTGATTCGCGCGGAAGATGGCATCGACGGCGGCCCAGACAGCGACAACCGTGTCCTCGGGCTGCATAACCGCATCGAGAAGATCCGGCGAGATGGTGGAGGAGAGCCAATGGACGACGGCGTGATCGGCCATCACCCACTCGGGGTCGTCGGGGCGATGCAGAGCGTCGGCGTCGACGTGGTCGTGGAGCCCGAACATGCCCAGCGCGGTGTTGAAGTGGCGGCGCCACTGGGTGTAGTTGTCAGCGGCGAGATCGAGCACCACCGGGACGAGACGGCGGATGTCAACCGTCTGGAGGATCGAGGGAGGTGCAGGCTGGGCTGCGCGCGTGAGAGCAGCCAGGGCGGCACGAGCGGGTGCGATGCGGAGAGGCCGCGGGAGCGCTGGGTCGAGAGCCCGCGGGCGCACCGTCAGTGGGCGCGGCGGCGTCGTCTGGAGCGGCATTGGAGGGAGGAGGGGTGCGAACGGGGTTGGAGTGCATGGCAGCGGAAGAAGGATCATGCGCGAGAGGGGCATCCTCTgcgtctgataccatgttaaaGGAAGAAGAGATTCAACACACTTGCATTAGCTCAGAGGCTGGTTTTATATACAGTTACATGACCGCAGCCACGGCTAGATCGTGTGCCACTACTCTTGCCACTACGCCCACTACAGGCACTACCACGGTCTGGCCGTGAACACAACTGCACGTGCACACGCGCtggcaacacacgcacacacacacactgactATGTCTGCTGAGAAGGAGGACGTAATTTTCATTTTGCAAGTCTGATTTGGCCCCACCAATACTGATAGGAGACTCTTTGACCGTTACCTAATGCGGGGCCCACCCTTGAGGCCATAATTTTCATTTTGCCACTCTGATGCGAGTCTTCAACCATTGTGGGCCCACCCGCAACGCTCGAGAGTGACACATTCCTGATATTTGGCCAGGGTAGTTGATGTTGACATGTAAATAATTTTTGGCAATAGAGCCCCTTTCTTCCTGTCATTTCCAGTCATGTTATCCCCTTGTTCTTCCGCCATCACCATCTCTGGGTCACTGTTGCCGAACTCCAGTGCCACCAACGCCACCACCATGACCTCCATCGGCCCCGATTGTGACTGCGGCAATGAACGGTGACCTCTGTAGCCCCGTGAAAGAGTCATTTCTCCCATGGGGAGGGGGTAAGAAttttgggaaacgtagtagaaaacattTTTTCTCCCTACGATCACcaaggaacaatatgaagatgcataaatgGTTTGGATCATGATTGTTACCGACTCtggagtgcagcggaagtagacgtGTCGGTGTACATCGTACTTGGAGTCCTCGAACCGTCGATGAACGATCTCGCGAACCGCCCACGAACGATCCCTCGAACGAAAGACCGAAAGCATgacctctctactttgttgcaagcGTAcggttgctacttgtgagctgcgttgggatttccttgaagaggggaggatgatgcagtatagtagagataactatttccctcagttaagaaccaagcttatcaatccagtaggagaaccacgcaacacctcgtgaacaacacctacacacaaaataacaaatacttgcacccaatgcaaacaaggggttgtcaattcctcgatggttaattgcaaggatcatatcttgtagtgatagatagataacaaaaacacaaaataaaaataaaggtaaataaattgcagtcaatgcaaggagtggggattgccatgcaacggatgcactaagagctataagtgtatgaaagctcaaaaagaaaactaaattGGTCTGCATCCAACcctcttgctcatgaagacctccgacatttgaggaagcctgtcattgaaatatacaagtcaagttctataataaaaaattcccactagttatatgaaaatgaaagcataagagactctctatatcaaaaacatggtgctacttcgaagcacaagtgttgaaaggatagtaacattgttccttctctcttttttctctcattttttcttttctttctttttcttttttcttttttttcttttcttttttgagctctttttggcctttttttatttcctcacttggaacgatgctctaataatgaataatgatgatcatcacacttctatttacttacaactcgatactagaacaaaatatgactctatatgaatgcctctggcggtgtaccaagatgtgcaatgatctagcgtaacatgtatgaaaactGATGAATGGTgtctgagccacaaatactatgtcagctacatgatcatgcaaagcaatatgacaatgatgatgtgcgtcataaaaacggaacggtggaagttgcatggcaatatatctcggaatggctatgggaatgccataataggtaggtatggtggctgttttgaggaagatataaggaggcttatgtgtgatagagcgtatcatatcactggctttggatgcaccagcgaaatttgcaccacatctcaaggtgagaaagggcaatgcactgtaccgaagaggctagcaaattaaggaaaggtgagagtgcgtataatccatggactcacattagtcataaagaactcacatacttatttgaaattttattagccctcaaagaaaagtactactacgctaGGGCTAAAACCTGTAGTTTTGAAGTTGCAAACTCCAGCTTCGAAGCTGGAGTGCTTTAGCCCTTTTTTAAGCAAGAATCACCGTCTTGAGCGCCTTGCGCGctcaagaacaagcaagggatgaGCGCTTTGTTGCTAAAGCGGATATGTTTTCTTGCTGGGgcccctaggaggatagattggtaggaaaagaccattgctcgtccccgaccgccattcataaggaagacaatcaataaaaaatcatgctccaacttcttagcataatgagagactatgcgtgcatgcttcgggaatgacaaact
This window of the Triticum aestivum cultivar Chinese Spring chromosome 5D, IWGSC CS RefSeq v2.1, whole genome shotgun sequence genome carries:
- the LOC123121557 gene encoding dormancy-associated protein homolog 3, giving the protein MGLLDQLWDDTVAGPRPDHGLGRLRKYASFSPSSSAAGTTAAVPSADVAAPAVTRSITILRPPALSVTSPRGESGSGSAPSSPASVPDSPFSTATTPRGESGWSKLRRKGRMAADGMEASPGTPRSPTVFDWVVISSLDR